One genomic segment of Arachis duranensis cultivar V14167 chromosome 4, aradu.V14167.gnm2.J7QH, whole genome shotgun sequence includes these proteins:
- the LOC107483334 gene encoding uncharacterized protein LOC107483334, whose translation MTSSTVAAATAAAARVAQAPSTAALNAVAPFVVTRALSVVLLSHELPPLPLSRCFFSPRRKAGNGKLVVVDSNDQTKLKHEDKKVLVGSEQGPMQLWNISTKKKIFEFKGWDSPITCCVSSPALDVVAVGCADGSIHVHNIRYDKELVTFTHSTRGSVTALSFCTDGKPLLASGGSSGVISVWNLEKKRLQSVVKEAHDSVITSLHFFANEPVLMSSSADNSIKMSYRSSM comes from the exons ATGACTTCCTCCACTGTCGCCGCCGCCACCGCCGCCGCCGCTCGCGTCGCACAAGCTCCTTCCACCGCCGCTCTCAATGCGGTTGCTCCTTTCGTCGTCACACGAGCTCTCTCGGTCGTGCTCTTGTCTCACGAGCTCCCTCCACTGCCGCTCTCGCGCTGCTTCTTCTCTCCTCGCCGGAA GGCTGGGAATGGGAAACTTGTAGTTGTGGACTCCAATGATCAAACTAAGCTTAAACATGAGGATAAGAAG GTTCTCGTTGGGAGCGAGCAAGGTCCTATGCAGCTTTGGAACATTAgcacaaagaaaaagatatttgagTTTAAGGGATGGGATTCACCGATCACCTGTTGTGTTTCCTCCCCTGCTCTAGATGTCGTTGCAGTTGGGTGTGCAGATGGAAGCATTCATGTTCATAACATTCGTTATGATAAAGAATTGGTTACATTTACACATTCTACACGAGGTTCTGTCACTGCCTTATCTTTCTGCACTG ATGGAAAACCCCTTCTAGCCTCTGGAGGTTCATCAGGTGTCATAAGCGTATGGAATCTGGAAAAGAAAAGGCTTCAGTCAGTTGTAAAAGAGGCTCATGATAGTGTGATCACATCACTACATTTTTTTGCAAATGAGCCAGTGCTTATGAGTTCTTCAGCAGATAATTCTATTAAG ATGTCTTATAGAAGTAGTATGTGA